A stretch of DNA from Cryptococcus neoformans var. grubii H99 chromosome 14, complete sequence:
AGTGGGTATCACCCAAAGAGAAAtaaatgaaaaaaaggaaaaacaTCCACAACACTTCCTGAGTCTCACATTCTCTCAGCTTTACTGCGTCTTCTTATCATCCTGTTGTTtcacttcctccttcttttccctctccttgtCCACACCTGTCTGTTGATCATCGGACACCTGACCATGGGGATCATAATGGTAACTTTCGTACCCGTGCGCACCTGCCGCACCGCCATCAGCTGTCGAGGGTCTACTCCTCATCGTCTTGGGAGGACTACCTAACAACGCGGAGATCGCCAAACTGCCCCTTCTCTCGCTAGTGGCAGGCAACCAGTTGGGATCATGCGGGCGTGGAGGGTCCATGGCTCCATTACCCGGTGCCGCACCggggtgagggtgaggatgaggagcaTCGTGCGCGCCGTTCGCGTGAGCAGCGGTGGAACTATCGGGTACTTGGGAGTTggaaggtgatgatggcCGAGGATGTTTACGGTCATCCTTGCCAAAGTCATCTTCCGCGCGACGCTTGCGGGAGTCGTAGTTTTGATACGGGTAACCCTCGGCGCCAGGATTGGCGACGTTGTATTGGAAGGGAGACTCgtgaggtggaggagcagTTGGGGGCGCACCAGTGCCGTACCCCTGAGCGTAAGGTCCGCCATTAGTCGCCGCAGGGGGGTACTGGCCCTGCCATCCTGGAGGGTGATACTCGTACACGTCTTCTCTAGGAGGATACGAGCCGTGGGCAGCATGGGCAGGATGGTAATAGCCTtcgggaggaggaggatatgCAGCGGCGTCATGAGGAGGATAGGCACCGTGTcccggaggaggagaagaccaGTTGGGAGGCTGTTGTTGAGCGGGAGGGACGTTACCGTACATTGGTGATTGGGGAGGAGGACCGTGTGCAGTAGCAGGAGGCTCAGACTCGGAATAATGTGCGGGAACGGGAAGTTCACGACCAGAAGCAGACATAGGTCGGTAAGGGTAAGGCAACCCAGACATCGACTCGCCAGAAGAACCGGTTCCAGGAGCAGTAGGAGGTCGAGCAGAGTCATAGTAGCCCTGTTGGTAGCCATAGCCCGCAGACGAACTGGGTCTCCTTGATGGTCCAGCATCGTCATTGAGACTATGCTCAGGCACATAAGGGTAGTCATATCCGCCATTAGTCCTGGGTCGAGGGTGAGGGGGGGCATTCCACTGGGATTCGTGGTACTGAGCGTAAGGAGAGTTTTGCTGGCTGTGGCCAtttgcagcagcagcttggGCAGCGGCGGCTTGGGCTTTGCGGGTCTCGCGACGTCGTTCGACTGCACCTTTAGGCACTTCGACAACTTCACCTCTTCGTCGTTGTTCTCTGCTAGCACGCTGAGAAAGGGCAGCGTGGATAGGTGCGAGAGAAGCAAGCATGGTTTCGTTCAGCTGAGCCTGCTCGGCGTGGACGGTAGCAGCGTGTTGACGAAGATTGTCGAGCCTGGAGAATGCTTTGCCACAATGACAAGGGAAAGGACGTTCACCGGTATGTTTTCTGTATTTGTGTGATTAAGGTACCAGGGGTAACAAGGACGCAAAAACACTTATCAGTCAAGGTACAATCGTTATCGCAAACACTAAATGTCACCCACCTCACATGCCTTGCCAAATGTTCACTTCTTGTAAACACCTTGTCACAATCACCGTAACCTCTGCACCTAAACATTTTGCCACCAGACACACCAACGGGGATGATGGGCTGCCCATCGGGAGTGTAACCAGTAGCTGAAGGGGGTCGATTAGAGCTGCtaggaggagaaggaataTGCTGTTCcgattgttgttgttgctgttgctgcgTGGGCAGATAGTAACTACCAGAGGGCGGATGTTGGGGTGGATACGCCGTAGAGCCAGTAAGTGGCGTCATAGGCTGAGGAGGATAACTATGGGAAGAACCAGGAGGACCTGCCATTTCGGGATGGTATACTTGATTAGGTGATTCGTTGGGTGCAGATGCACTCTTGTTGTAACTATGAGACGAAGGAAGTCTCTGATCAGGCGAAGTAGATTCGTGACCAACACCGTGAGCAGAGCCCGGCGCACGGGAGTAATTGTAATATGCTCGGTCGTCGGGAGCTACGAAGCTCATGATGTACGCGAGATGTGAATGTAAGGAGGCGGCAAGAGCGTTCCAGGAACTGATGTGTGGTGTGGGAAATCACCGAAAGACAAAGGAAGATGTTTCGTTGTTTTTTTACCTATCCGCAAAGCGATAACGACGGACCTGATCCACGCTTCGTGACCTGTGCCTGAAGAGCCGACTTTGATGAAGACTGTTGTATAGCGTCAGCATTCGTTATGTTGCGGTTTGGCAGATGAagcgaaaagaaaatgccGTGATCATATTTAATAATCCGTCCGCATCTCCCAGCAACGCCCACATGGTAGACGTATTCCGTGCCGGCTGCGATGCCAGATGCTCGGGCTCACGCCAGCCATCCTTTCATGGTATCTTGCAGTGTTCACCACAGCTGCCTTCTACAACTCAAGTGAGGGGTAAGAATGTTCGCAAGACATCTATAACCCGAGCgtgggaaggaaggattgaagaggacggGGCAAAGAAGTGCAAACTGGGCGCGGAAATACGGTGATCTTCCTCGGGCACAGCAAGATATCTTCGCGAACCTATGCAAAGCAAATACCCTTCTCGACGGAAACATCACCCAGTCGCAAGAAAGTCCGATGCACGATCATAGACATGTATGTACTCACTAGGTTAAGCCGACGACTTCCAATATACTTGAACCCTCTGTGAGTAGTGGCTGTCGTGGACGATCTATAAAAAATAAGCAGAATCAGCATCCCACACATTTGTCACATTTATAGGTCCCAGGGCTATCTGATTGCCCTGGAAATAAAAGACAAAAACCAGAGGAGTGAATACCTCAAAGGCGACAAGCAAAGCAAGGCGCACGAATGAATCGCCCAAGTGGATTAATTTAGACCAAGTGAAGGGCAAGCGTTTTCGCTCATGTCCAcactgagaagaagggtggcGAACAAGGTCATTAAGATGTCTCGCGACGCGTCAAAGATGACGAAAAGTGATAGGCTTTTAGACAGGCCATTGGGAGCAGCACGATGGACCACAGCAAGACAGGATGTGTCGCTCACCTTGTCGAAAGTTTTGTTTGTTCACAGGAGTACGGCGCTAGGAAGGCCACGTGTGGGTAAAACGGGCGAGtaggagatggaaaagtGTGTAAGAACGCGGAAATGTAATTATGAAAGACAAGGAGATGTTGCTATGCAATGCTGCCGGATGTTATTCTGCTGGTTGGCGTCAAGAttggagagagatgaggatttGTGATTTGGGGGAGTTGCCAAGGTACCGCCCCTGGCAGATTACTCTCCACTCATCCCTCAAAAAAGCGATCCGTGCCCAGTCTTTCCCACTTGATTTTAGCGTCCTTTTCCGCCCTGTCTGTCCCTGGCCCCGCCCTGACTGACAGGCACCGATTTCCAGCATCTCAGACTTTCACATTAACCAGTTTCATTTTCCAATTTTCTCCCAGTTTGCGTCGCGGCAGACG
This window harbors:
- a CDS encoding RNA polymerase II transcription factor, translating into MSFVAPDDRAYYNYSRAPGSAHGVGHESTSPDQRLPSSHSYNKSASAPNESPNQVYHPEMAGPPGSSHSYPPQPMTPLTGSTAYPPQHPPSGSYYLPTQQQQQQQSEQHIPSPPSSSNRPPSATGYTPDGQPIIPVGVSGGKMFRCRGYGDCDKVFTRSEHLARHVRKHTGERPFPCHCGKAFSRLDNLRQHAATVHAEQAQLNETMLASLAPIHAALSQRASREQRRRGEVVEVPKGAVERRRETRKAQAAAAQAAAANGHSQQNSPYAQYHESQWNAPPHPRPRTNGGYDYPYVPEHSLNDDAGPSRRPSSSAGYGYQQGYYDSARPPTAPGTGSSGESMSGLPYPYRPMSASGRELPVPAHYSESEPPATAHGPPPQSPMYGNVPPAQQQPPNWSSPPPGHGAYPPHDAAAYPPPPEGYYHPAHAAHGSYPPREDVYEYHPPGWQGQYPPAATNGGPYAQGYGTGAPPTAPPPHESPFQYNVANPGAEGYPYQNYDSRKRRAEDDFGKDDRKHPRPSSPSNSQVPDSSTAAHANGAHDAPHPHPHPGAAPGNGAMDPPRPHDPNWLPATSERRGSLAISALLGSPPKTMRSRPSTADGGAAGAHGYESYHYDPHGQVSDDQQTGVDKEREKKEEVKQQDDKKTQ